The Raphanus sativus cultivar WK10039 chromosome 2, ASM80110v3, whole genome shotgun sequence DNA segment AAGGGTTACTAAATCTTCAGGCCAAAAGATAATGTAGCCATGCACACAAAGTTTGCAATATAAGTTAACTTTGGTTACGTTCAAAGAAAACGCGCAAAAGATTATTGGATAACCGTGAAGAAATAAAATACCTTGTTGACCTTGGACATTAGCGAGATTCGTAATGAAAAAGATCTCTACCAGAGCCAATAAAACAAACCAGTGAATACTTCCCATTCTCAAATATTGTGATCACAAGCAACAACAGATATTCTGAAATAGAGctaactataaatataaagacAAAAACGGTTTGAAAATATCAAATGTCATCTgaagtttttttcctttttgttgcTAAAAATGTCACCTGAAGGTTGAcgctaattattttaataaataaaagttatttgTATATGCAAAAGAGGAGGCCAAGTTGGGTAAAGTTTAGTGATAGAAGATGCCCCCTCCAGGTATACCTTGCGGAGTTTTGAGCACGTCGCCCATATTTCTGTATGGGCACACACGTATATTACATGTgtactattttaatatttcaaaaaagttGGAGCTTATTTGATGAGCCTTACTCTGCGTCTTCGTgctttaatattttcatatgttCTTGGTTACGCCTGATCGCCATGAACTAATTCACATTTTCTTGGTTATGCAGCTGCTTGTTTCTCAACCGGTGATAGTGATTGGAGAGGTGGTATACcttataaaatgaaaatcagATCTATAATATgaatttcaaaatctataaaaatacacaaaaaaatttgttcaaaaaaataaaaaataaaaatacacaaaacaaTAAACCccaataaagcaattatttATTTCACCAACTATCAAGTATTAACTCTTACATAATCTACTATCAAGTAACACAAGTGTTTAATTATTGAACTGTAAGCATGTAAAAAATCAAACCCCTTTCTATAAGCTAATCTCTccattaaaacaaataaaaattagaactctcttttttggttttgatcttTAAGAAGTATATCCATGAGGATGAGTCTTTTGCCACTTCCAAGCAACCTCAAGACTTTCTTGAAGATTAGTAAAACGAGCAGACCAGTTAAGATCTCTCAGGATCTTGGCTGGATCACTGTACACCTCTGCGTAATCTCCAGGTCGTCGAGGCAAGAAATCTACTTTGATATCTACTCCTGTCGCTTTCTTACAAGCCTCCACAAACTCCTTCACGGATCTTCCTTTCCCCGTTCCTACATTGTAGATTCCTACATTCTTAGGCTTAGCTTTCTCCAGCGCCTTCACGTGAGCATCGACCAGGTCAGTAACGTCAATGTAGTCACGAACACAGGTTCCATCTCCTGTTTTGTAGTCTGTTCCTTTAACCTGAAGGCCTGGAATCACACCACGAGCTGCATCGAAACAAGCACCTGAGATCCGTCCGTGTTCACGTAGCTCAGGCTTTGGAGCTTCTCCTAATCTACCTTCTGGGTCTGAACCTATCACGTTAAAGTATCTGTAAAAGTCATAAAGATGATCAGCTCAGAAACAGAGTCAATAAACCTTCAAGAAAAAACAGAACACTGAACCTTAGGATCATGACGGCCATGTCAGAGTTCTTAGAGAAATCAAGGATCATATCTTCAGCCATCTTCTTAGCTTTTCCGTAAGGGTTAATAGGGACCTGAGAATCAACAATTGCCCAAAATCTGATGAGACATGAACATGCCAAAGAAAAGAGTTTCCTGAACTGTTTGAGAGTGTGTACCTGTGGAGTAACTTCAACAATGGGCATTTTCTCAGGCTCTCCATAAGTAGCACATGTGCTTGAATATATCAGTTTCTTCACTTTGTGTCTAGCCACAGCTTCAAGAACTACTAATGTGTTTGATGTAATGTTGTGGTAATACCTAAAAGAATGAACATTACGTCGTTAGATATAGCCACAAGAACTTAATCTAGCAGAGATGTTATGAACAAAAGAGCTAGAGATTGTACTTTAGAGGATCTAAGGTGCTCTCTCCAACATATGCTACTGCGGCAAAATGCATAACGGCATCAAATGCGTTCTCTGAGAAGATTTTTTCTACCTGAAGATGTAATCagataagaaaacaaaactcgataccaggaaaaaaaaatactcaaaaagaATCTTATGGATTACAGCTTTGGCATCTCCTAAGTCAGCATAAATGAACTGAAGCCTCCCGGGCTCTGGGAACAAACCCTGTAGAACCTTGACAGCGCCAAGATTCCCGCGAGAAAGATTGTCCTGTTTGTGAGAGACAGAGATATAACCTTTTACAAAACCAAACATTGCAGTTTAAACTACTTGCCAgttaaagaaaagaaacttTACCACAATGGTGACACGGTATGAATCCTTGAGAAGCCTCAAAGCAGCATGTGATCCGATATACCCAGCGCCACCAGTGACTAACACATGAGTCACTCCTTCCTCGCTACGAGAAAACTGTGGGGGAAAAAACAACAGATTAGAGCTTAAAAGTtgagattacaaaaaaaaacataaactaaaagaACCCTTTAAGAATCAGACTCTCAAGGAGACATGTCTAAAAAATAGGATAGTGGGAGTTTACCGCGGTTGGGGAAGTGAAACTGGGGGCGTGCTTGAGCATAATAATGCATAAAGCTGTTAGAGAAACGACCAAGATAACCCTGCCCATGACATTGGTCTTTCTTTTGGGTTCCAAATAATCCATTCCTGAATATTCCAAAACCATTTTAATAAGAAGATATACATTTTTTCTGAAGCTCCAGAATATCAAATAGATATATGTGAGTTTAGAGACTAACCTCCTGTAAGAGGTCTTGTGTTTCTTCCTTGACTTCTGGCTCTAGAGAAACTTAGCATTTAAGAATCtgaaaacttaaataaaaccAACTTCTTGGTatccagacaaaaaaaaaacaaaagaatatccAGAAACAGCAAAAATGAAGCTGCAGATAGCTGTTTGGAGAGttcaaaaaagaaactaaagatgAATGAATCCAAAGTTCAAAAAAGCATACACATCAATCACCGTAgaggaaaaataaataatagtaataatatttGGTGAAAGTGGGACCTTAAGAAGaatcaaaaacaaagaaaacgaCAGACAAAAAGTTGAATACATTTATGGAGGAAAAATATCAATTTGCtttgttatttattattattaataaagtcccaagtttgattatattattaatttaaatgttgATCAGGCAGAGCATGTTTgtcaaatgaagaaaaaaacagaggaaacaaacaaaatgcAGAGGAAATGGTATGAGGAAAAGTCATCAAATTTGGTCGAGTTTCGTTGTCTAATGACCAAACCCATCTCAGAAATCACGGATCACAAGAAACCAAGAATCCATAAAACGTTTTTTTACAATTCAATCGGTTCAAGCAGTTTTGATCACAATTCTGTGATTTGGTTCAAAATAAGGTTGAGAATTGAGTAATTGCAGAACAAATGAAGATACAGGGgaatgagagagaaagagagagtacCTGAGAATTAACGAGAAACGGTtagagaggaggaagaggaggaagaggtttGGTATGGAGTGCTGAAAAGGGGAAAGGAGAGACGTTATTAAAGGAAGAAGAACGTAAGATGGACtgggagagggagagaggaaGTAGGGAGcaacggaagaagaagaaagaaacgtgCAATGCAAAACGAAACCACAAACTACGACCTGGTCACCACTCTCTCCTACCTCACCCTCCCTTTTTATTTAGCTCTCTctcaccttcttctttttttcctatttttaaatgtttttttttgttgggttAACATCAGATATATAATAGAGTGATTTAACTGTAAAGATCTCTCAAATTTGGGTCAAATATATTCTATAGTTAATTTGGTTTTTGGATATTTCAGTTTCCATTTTAATTTGGTTCGGTTGATACATTATgatcaaatactaaaatttgtTTGGCTTCATCTATATATGTTTATTCGGTAAAATATCTAATTCGTCTGTACAATTTTATAAACCAGAACCTCTGAACCAAATCATATTGATAAACCATCTTTAATTCGTCTCTATCTTAAAATTTTCTGTTAcagaaaacaatataaataaagatttgttttaatgtgtttttctataatatattgataaatactattttttatttatagagcaatattatttttctctatACTTTAGAGATAAATATAACATTGATTTTTAGAGACAGATATATCATCTCTATTATAAAAGAATAAACTAGAGCATAATTTTCATCTCTATTTTTTATAACAGAAATCTCCAAAATAGAAATGAATCAGAGGTGATcttaaagattttaatttttttttccatttcaaCCAAAGTTGATGAGGtttttagtaaataaatcaaaGTTGATAAGAGCTTTTAATGGTGTTGATCAAAAGTTACTTGGTGCAACTTGATTACTAATTCTTGAAATAAAATTGCATGAAATACTTATTCTTGTAGATTCAAAAATCATTACcatttaatagaaaaaaaaacttctaatgATTTCTTGTGGAATATATGAgagaaaatagaatataattataaaaaaacgcATGAATAATATGGTACGTAGTTccattttttattctataatttctcttatttcatttatttgcaTTACATTTTTTAGTTCCATTCATTCATAATACTCAATAAATTGATACAACCAATATACTTTACAGGTTTTGTTACAACTGAGTACATAAGGGGTTACTTAACTGTCATCCTTCCCAAGCACCTCAACAAGTgtatgtgaaaaaaaaaagacttaacATCTAGACGGGTTTGCGGAAGATAAGGTTCGCAACCGAAACATGAGAGATGAGACAATCGCTGGAAACCAACAttatgttcttttctttttgttggtcAAACCAATCCTTGGTTCCAACTTGCTTTGAGAAAGAAAAATCCTATGGAGAGAAATTGTGACTAATTAAAAAAGTCAAACAAAAACATTGTCGTTGTTCGAATGAAAATGTCGACGCA contains these protein-coding regions:
- the LOC108815839 gene encoding probable UDP-arabinose 4-epimerase 3 encodes the protein MLSFSRARSQGRNTRPLTGGMDYLEPKRKTNVMGRVILVVSLTALCIIMLKHAPSFTSPTAFSRSEEGVTHVLVTGGAGYIGSHAALRLLKDSYRVTIVDNLSRGNLGAVKVLQGLFPEPGRLQFIYADLGDAKAVEKIFSENAFDAVMHFAAVAYVGESTLDPLKYYHNITSNTLVVLEAVARHKVKKLIYSSTCATYGEPEKMPIVEVTPQVPINPYGKAKKMAEDMILDFSKNSDMAVMILRYFNVIGSDPEGRLGEAPKPELREHGRISGACFDAARGVIPGLQVKGTDYKTGDGTCVRDYIDVTDLVDAHVKALEKAKPKNVGIYNVGTGKGRSVKEFVEACKKATGVDIKVDFLPRRPGDYAEVYSDPAKILRDLNWSARFTNLQESLEVAWKWQKTHPHGYTS